The Thermobispora bispora DSM 43833 genome window below encodes:
- a CDS encoding A/G-specific adenine glycosylase: protein MAVSLRRPILDWYEAHRRDLPWRRPDATPWGILVSEIMLQQTPVVRVLPAWTEWMARWPTPEALAKEPPGEAVRQWGRLGYPRRALNLHACAKVITAEHGGRVPSTYAELRALPGVGDYTAAAVASFAFGGRHAVLDTNVRRVLARAIRGEEHPPRATTAAERRLAESLVPEVEAPRWAVAVMELGALVCTARAPRCEACPIAGQCAWRLAGRPAGPVRRGQRYAGTDRQCRGRLLAVLREADGPVPKSALDAVWPDQAQRERALDSLLDDGLAEVLPDGTYRLPAG from the coding sequence GTGGCCGTTTCACTCCGTCGACCGATCCTCGACTGGTATGAGGCGCACCGCCGGGACCTGCCGTGGCGGCGGCCGGACGCCACCCCCTGGGGCATTCTGGTGAGCGAGATCATGCTCCAGCAGACCCCGGTGGTGCGGGTGCTGCCGGCGTGGACCGAATGGATGGCCCGCTGGCCCACGCCCGAGGCGCTCGCCAAGGAGCCGCCGGGCGAGGCGGTGCGGCAGTGGGGGCGGCTGGGGTACCCGCGGCGCGCGCTCAACCTGCACGCCTGCGCCAAGGTCATCACCGCCGAGCACGGCGGGCGGGTGCCATCGACCTACGCGGAGCTGCGCGCGCTCCCCGGCGTGGGCGATTACACGGCCGCGGCGGTGGCGAGCTTCGCCTTCGGCGGCCGGCACGCCGTGCTCGACACGAACGTGCGCCGGGTGCTCGCCCGGGCGATCCGGGGCGAGGAGCACCCGCCGCGGGCGACGACCGCGGCCGAGCGGAGGCTCGCCGAGTCCCTCGTCCCCGAGGTGGAGGCGCCGCGCTGGGCGGTCGCGGTGATGGAGCTCGGCGCGCTGGTGTGCACGGCCCGCGCGCCCCGGTGCGAGGCCTGCCCGATCGCCGGACAGTGCGCCTGGCGGCTCGCGGGCCGTCCCGCGGGCCCGGTACGGCGCGGCCAGCGCTACGCGGGGACCGACCGCCAGTGCCGGGGGCGGCTGCTCGCCGTCCTGCGGGAGGCGGACGGCCCGGTGCCGAAGTCGGCCCTGGACGCGGTCTGGCCGGATCAGGCGCAGCGGGAGCGGGCGCTCGACAGCCTGCTCGATGACGGGCTCGCCGAGGTGCTGCCGGACGGCACGTACCGGCTCCCGGCCGGCTGA
- a CDS encoding sugar phosphate isomerase/epimerase family protein, with protein MRLLHHNGTLVHLAYNAGVHPAEDLENLIAHLTRYAVPVRKKLGVERLGICLWLAPAVADHLISDRIELVRLRRALDERGLEVVSLNGTGGGKRQESPGPDWAKPERYRYTMALAKILAFLLPEDVQVGSVSTIPIGWCRDWPVELHAIAMRRIERLARELRGLYGVTGKIIRVGFEPAPGCVLETTEQAVESVGGIDSEHLGVCLDVCHLSSGTEERDAALRGIALARTPVVKIGRVHDHGSGIPSTQPVIQETLNAVLSGAVGGPAHVEVEAHEAMTPKAKGPSALVNRLAAELDWTRRNLTAMGLRLAA; from the coding sequence ATGCGCCTGTTGCACCACAACGGGACGCTCGTTCACTTGGCGTACAACGCAGGGGTCCACCCCGCTGAGGACCTCGAGAACCTGATCGCTCACCTCACCCGCTACGCGGTGCCGGTGCGCAAGAAGCTGGGCGTCGAGCGGCTGGGCATCTGCCTGTGGCTCGCCCCCGCCGTGGCCGACCACCTGATCTCCGACCGCATCGAGCTGGTCCGCCTGCGCCGGGCGCTCGACGAGCGCGGGCTCGAGGTGGTCAGCCTCAACGGCACGGGCGGCGGCAAGCGCCAGGAGTCCCCCGGCCCGGACTGGGCCAAGCCCGAGCGCTACCGGTACACGATGGCGCTCGCCAAGATCCTCGCGTTCCTGCTGCCGGAGGACGTCCAGGTCGGCAGCGTCTCCACCATCCCCATCGGCTGGTGCCGGGACTGGCCGGTCGAGCTGCACGCGATCGCGATGCGCCGGATCGAACGGCTCGCGCGGGAGCTGCGCGGCCTCTACGGCGTCACCGGGAAGATCATCCGGGTCGGCTTCGAGCCCGCCCCGGGCTGCGTGCTCGAGACCACCGAGCAGGCGGTGGAGAGCGTCGGCGGCATCGATTCGGAGCACCTCGGCGTCTGCCTCGACGTCTGCCACCTCTCCAGCGGAACGGAGGAGCGGGACGCCGCGCTCCGCGGCATCGCCCTCGCCCGCACCCCGGTGGTGAAGATCGGCCGGGTGCACGACCACGGCAGCGGCATCCCCAGCACCCAGCCGGTCATCCAGGAGACCCTCAACGCGGTGCTGTCCGGCGCGGTGGGCGGCCCGGCCCATGTGGAGGTCGAGGCGCACGAGGCCATGACGCCCAAGGCCAAGGGCCCGTCCGCGCTGGTGAACCGGCTCGCCGCCGAGCTCGACTGGACCCGACGCAACCTCACCGCGATGGGCCTCCGGCTCGCCGCCTGA
- a CDS encoding ATP-dependent Clp protease ATP-binding subunit yields the protein MFERFTDRARRVVVLAQEEARMLNHNYIGTEHILLGLIHEGEGVAAKALESLGISLEGVRQQVEEIIGQGQSAPSGHIPFTPRAKKVLELSLREALQLGHNYIGTEHILLGLIREGEGVAAQVLVKLGADLNRVRQQVIQLLHGYQGKEPAAAGATQESTPSTSLVLDQFGRNLTQAAREGKLDPVIGREKEIERVMQVLSRRTKNNPVLVGEPGVGKTAVVEGLAQKIVKGEVPETLKDKQLYTLDLGALVAGSRYRGDFEERLRKVLKEIRTRGDIILFIDELHTLVGAGAAEGAIDAASILKPMLARGELQTIGATTLDEYRKHLEKDAALERRFQPIQVAEPSIAHTIEILKGLRDRYEAHHRVSITDGALVAAATLADRYISDRYLPDKAIDLIDEAGSRMRIRRMTAPPDLREYDEQIAKIRREKESAIDAQDFERAAALRDQEKQLQLKRERREKEWKAGDMDHVAEVTEELIAEVLATATGIPVFKLTEEESQRLLRMEEELHKRIIGQDDAIKALSRAIRRTRAGLKDPRRPGGSFIFAGPSGVGKTELSKALAEFLFGDEDALIMLDMSEYMEKHTVSRLFGSPPGYVGYEEGGQLTEKVRRKPFSVVLFDEIEKAHPDIFNSLLQILEDGRLTDAQGRVVDFKNTVIIMTTNLGTRDISKGIGVGFAKSDDTETTYDRMKAKVQEELKQHFRPEFLNRVDDIVVFHQLTQKEIIQIVDLMIARVDERLKDRDMGLVLTDAAKKLLAERGYDPVMGARPLRRTIQREIEDTLSEKILYGELRPGHIVKVDVEGEGENAKFVFTGEPKPPEVLDSAASIAASVQR from the coding sequence ATGTTCGAGAGGTTCACCGACCGTGCGCGGCGGGTTGTCGTCCTGGCCCAGGAAGAGGCCCGGATGCTCAACCACAACTACATCGGCACTGAGCACATTCTTCTTGGTTTGATACACGAGGGCGAGGGGGTCGCCGCCAAGGCCCTGGAAAGCCTCGGTATCAGCCTTGAGGGTGTGCGCCAGCAGGTCGAGGAGATCATCGGCCAGGGCCAGTCGGCGCCTTCGGGACACATCCCGTTCACTCCGCGTGCCAAGAAGGTCCTTGAGCTGTCGCTCCGTGAGGCCCTGCAGCTCGGTCACAACTACATCGGCACGGAGCACATCCTGCTGGGCCTGATCCGCGAGGGTGAGGGCGTCGCCGCCCAGGTGCTGGTGAAGCTGGGCGCCGACCTCAACCGGGTGCGCCAGCAGGTGATCCAGCTCCTCCACGGCTACCAGGGCAAGGAGCCGGCGGCCGCGGGCGCCACGCAGGAGTCCACGCCGTCGACGTCGCTGGTGCTCGACCAGTTCGGCCGCAACCTGACCCAGGCCGCGCGGGAGGGCAAGCTCGACCCGGTCATCGGCCGGGAGAAGGAGATCGAGCGGGTGATGCAGGTCCTCTCCCGCCGGACCAAGAACAACCCGGTCCTGGTCGGGGAGCCCGGCGTCGGCAAGACCGCGGTCGTGGAGGGCCTGGCTCAGAAGATCGTCAAGGGCGAGGTGCCCGAGACGCTCAAGGACAAGCAGCTTTACACCCTCGACCTCGGTGCGCTGGTCGCCGGTTCGCGGTACCGCGGTGACTTCGAGGAGCGCCTGCGCAAGGTGCTGAAGGAGATCCGTACCCGCGGCGACATCATCCTGTTCATCGACGAGCTGCACACGCTCGTCGGCGCCGGCGCGGCCGAGGGGGCGATCGACGCGGCGAGCATCCTCAAGCCGATGCTGGCCCGTGGCGAGCTGCAGACGATCGGTGCGACGACCCTCGACGAGTACCGCAAGCACCTGGAGAAGGACGCCGCGCTCGAGCGGAGGTTCCAGCCGATTCAGGTCGCGGAGCCGAGCATCGCGCACACGATCGAGATCCTCAAGGGCCTGCGGGACCGCTACGAGGCGCACCACCGGGTCTCCATCACCGACGGCGCGCTGGTCGCCGCGGCCACGCTGGCCGACCGCTACATCAGCGACCGGTACCTGCCGGACAAGGCGATCGACCTCATCGACGAGGCCGGGTCCCGCATGCGGATCCGCCGCATGACCGCCCCGCCGGACCTGCGGGAGTACGACGAGCAGATCGCCAAGATCCGGCGCGAGAAGGAGTCCGCGATCGACGCGCAGGACTTCGAGCGCGCCGCGGCCCTCCGCGACCAGGAGAAGCAGCTCCAGCTCAAGCGGGAGCGCCGCGAGAAGGAGTGGAAGGCCGGCGACATGGACCACGTGGCCGAGGTCACGGAGGAGCTCATCGCCGAGGTCCTCGCCACGGCCACCGGCATCCCGGTGTTCAAGCTCACCGAGGAGGAGTCGCAGCGGCTGCTCCGCATGGAGGAGGAGCTGCACAAGCGGATCATCGGCCAGGACGACGCGATCAAGGCGCTGTCGCGGGCGATCCGCCGTACCCGGGCCGGTCTGAAGGACCCGCGGCGGCCCGGCGGCTCGTTCATCTTCGCCGGACCGTCCGGTGTCGGTAAGACGGAGCTGTCCAAGGCGCTCGCCGAGTTCCTGTTCGGGGACGAGGACGCGCTGATCATGCTGGACATGTCCGAGTACATGGAGAAGCACACCGTCTCGCGGCTGTTCGGCTCTCCGCCCGGCTACGTCGGGTACGAGGAGGGCGGTCAGCTGACCGAGAAGGTGCGGCGCAAGCCCTTCTCCGTGGTCCTCTTCGACGAGATCGAGAAGGCCCACCCGGACATCTTCAACTCGCTCCTGCAGATCCTGGAGGACGGCCGTCTGACCGACGCCCAGGGCCGGGTCGTGGACTTCAAGAACACGGTCATCATCATGACCACCAACCTCGGTACCCGGGACATCTCCAAGGGCATCGGGGTCGGCTTCGCGAAGTCCGACGACACCGAGACGACCTACGACCGGATGAAGGCGAAGGTCCAGGAGGAGCTCAAGCAGCACTTCCGGCCGGAGTTCCTCAACCGGGTCGACGACATCGTGGTCTTCCACCAGCTCACGCAGAAGGAGATCATCCAGATCGTCGACCTGATGATCGCCCGGGTGGACGAGCGGCTGAAGGACCGCGACATGGGCCTGGTGCTCACCGACGCCGCGAAGAAGCTGCTCGCGGAGCGCGGCTACGACCCGGTCATGGGCGCCCGGCCGCTGCGCCGGACGATCCAGCGGGAGATCGAGGACACGCTGTCGGAGAAGATCCTCTACGGCGAGCTCCGTCCGGGCCACATCGTGAAGGTCGACGTCGAGGGCGAGGGCGAGAACGCGAAGTTCGTCTTCACCGGCGAGCCCAAGCCCCCGGAGGTTCTGGACTCGGCGGCCTCGATCGCCGCATCCGTGCAGCGCTGA
- a CDS encoding histone-like nucleoid-structuring protein Lsr2: MAKHTQVILIDDLDGSEASQTVTFALDGTTYEIDLSDENAKKLRDALQPFVKCARRADTGQSRRRRSSQRSSTLSREKSAEIRAWAKAHGHRVSDRGRISREILEAYEAAH, from the coding sequence ATGGCCAAGCATACGCAGGTGATTCTCATCGACGATCTCGATGGCAGCGAGGCCAGTCAGACGGTCACCTTCGCGCTTGACGGCACGACATATGAGATTGATCTGAGCGACGAAAACGCCAAGAAGCTGCGTGACGCGCTGCAGCCGTTCGTCAAATGCGCGCGGCGCGCGGACACCGGTCAGAGCCGTCGCCGGCGTTCCAGCCAGCGGTCGAGCACTTTGAGCCGGGAGAAGAGCGCCGAGATCCGGGCCTGGGCGAAGGCGCACGGGCACCGGGTGAGCGACCGTGGCCGTATATCCCGGGAGATCCTGGAGGCTTATGAGGCGGCGCACTGA
- a CDS encoding RDD family protein — MSTGQPPYPRDDSDGNPPPPSDRGPNADASERAFDPDATIVQKPHSGQAPDFVPPQTPIPGGYGGHGGTAPYGQQPGWPPGYGQPGQPYGQQPYGAQPYPGGHGQGQYGAAAQPYGAGGPQYDPAQQQYGPQGEQYAQGAYGPQPGYGQQPAYDPQQYAQQYGQQGYAQYGYGQPAYGQQPGYDQQQYAQQGYDQQQPYAAYSQQPAYAQPGYGQPYPGAGTPPPGVPAPLAEWWRRLLARFIDGLIFLVPVLIINSVIKDALVEIRIDWQTGRVEAENFYLAQALVNVAVGVILVAYEYLMLSSRGQTVGKMALRIRVAQLNGHPQGGLGTDVVLKRTLVYIGAVFFTWIPYLGLAFFAFALVNYLWLTWDRPYHQTLHDKVARTVVVRAEG, encoded by the coding sequence GTGAGCACCGGACAGCCGCCGTACCCGCGCGACGATTCCGACGGCAATCCACCGCCGCCCTCGGATCGCGGGCCCAACGCGGACGCTTCCGAAAGAGCCTTCGACCCCGACGCGACGATCGTGCAGAAACCGCACTCGGGGCAGGCGCCGGATTTCGTTCCGCCTCAGACCCCCATCCCCGGCGGTTACGGCGGCCACGGCGGCACGGCTCCCTACGGGCAGCAGCCGGGCTGGCCTCCGGGCTACGGCCAGCCGGGCCAGCCGTACGGGCAGCAGCCGTACGGGGCACAGCCCTACCCGGGGGGTCACGGTCAGGGGCAGTACGGCGCCGCGGCACAGCCGTACGGTGCCGGAGGGCCGCAGTACGACCCAGCGCAGCAGCAGTACGGCCCGCAGGGTGAGCAGTACGCGCAGGGCGCGTACGGCCCGCAGCCCGGGTACGGGCAGCAGCCCGCCTACGACCCGCAGCAGTACGCCCAGCAGTACGGTCAGCAGGGCTACGCCCAGTACGGCTACGGTCAGCCGGCGTACGGGCAGCAGCCCGGCTACGACCAGCAGCAGTACGCCCAGCAGGGCTACGACCAGCAGCAGCCGTACGCCGCTTATAGTCAGCAGCCCGCCTACGCGCAGCCGGGGTACGGCCAGCCGTACCCGGGGGCGGGGACACCGCCGCCCGGGGTGCCCGCCCCGCTCGCCGAGTGGTGGCGCCGCCTGCTCGCCAGGTTCATCGACGGCCTGATCTTCCTGGTCCCGGTATTGATCATCAATTCGGTGATCAAAGATGCCCTGGTCGAGATCCGCATCGACTGGCAGACCGGTCGGGTCGAGGCCGAGAACTTCTACCTCGCGCAGGCGCTGGTCAACGTCGCGGTCGGCGTGATCCTCGTCGCCTACGAGTACCTGATGCTGAGCAGCCGGGGCCAGACCGTCGGGAAGATGGCGCTGCGCATCCGGGTGGCGCAGCTCAACGGCCACCCGCAGGGCGGCCTCGGGACGGACGTGGTGCTCAAGCGCACCCTGGTCTACATAGGCGCCGTGTTCTTCACCTGGATCCCGTATCTCGGCCTGGCGTTCTTCGCGTTCGCACTGGTCAACTACCTCTGGCTGACCTGGGACCGGCCGTACCACCAGACGCTGCACGACAAAGTGGCCCGGACGGTGGTGGTCAGGGCCGAGGGTTAG
- a CDS encoding amino-acid N-acetyltransferase, which translates to MEQAAQQTSAKARPEEMPEVIVRRARTPDVRAIRRLVDLYSGPGPRLLKKSTVTLYEDVQEFWVAEVAGEVVGCGALHVLWEDLAEIRTVAVDPAMQGRGIGHRIVSALIETARELGVERVFCLTFAVDFFAKHGFRPIQGTPVSPEVYAELLASYDEGVAEFLDLEHVKPNTLGNTRMLLYLNGDSES; encoded by the coding sequence ATGGAGCAGGCCGCGCAGCAGACGTCCGCGAAAGCCAGGCCTGAGGAAATGCCGGAAGTGATCGTGCGCCGGGCCCGGACGCCGGATGTCCGCGCGATCCGCCGTCTCGTCGATCTGTACTCCGGGCCCGGTCCGCGCCTGCTGAAGAAGAGCACGGTCACGCTCTATGAAGACGTGCAGGAGTTCTGGGTCGCCGAGGTCGCGGGCGAGGTCGTGGGATGCGGCGCGCTGCACGTGCTCTGGGAGGACCTCGCCGAGATCCGCACGGTCGCCGTCGACCCGGCCATGCAGGGCAGGGGCATCGGGCACCGCATCGTCAGCGCGCTCATCGAGACCGCCCGGGAGCTCGGCGTAGAGCGGGTTTTCTGTCTCACCTTCGCGGTCGACTTCTTCGCCAAGCACGGCTTCCGGCCGATCCAGGGCACGCCGGTATCTCCCGAGGTCTATGCCGAGCTGCTCGCCTCGTATGACGAAGGCGTCGCCGAGTTTCTTGATCTCGAACACGTGAAGCCCAACACCTTGGGCAACACGCGAATGCTGCTATACCTCAATGGGGATTCGGAGTCCTGA
- a CDS encoding NlpC/P60 family protein, translating to MALLGITTALLVLGAPVGAMAEPRPDLKKLAAEVERLHNEIEILTEQYNGERVRLATAQRAAKIAKQNLAKAQAELAERRKKASALAQNSYMTGGLGTALALIDGTDPKSYLNQAATTYALEMQQSQEVAAVAAAMKAAQRAKEAANARQAEVEKLLKSLEARRVKIQKLVKKAESDLYRRVAISIDGPAKKMWFPIIGKGKAAEAARWALTQQLKPYIWGGAGPHGYDCSGLVMAAYQRVGISLPHYTGDLWRAGTHISRDQLRPGDLVFFYNDLHHVGIYIGGGYMIHAPRTGDVVRIAKISGRPYAGAVRIAD from the coding sequence TTGGCCTTACTCGGCATCACCACCGCGTTACTCGTGCTCGGCGCCCCCGTCGGAGCGATGGCCGAGCCGAGGCCCGACCTCAAGAAACTCGCCGCCGAGGTCGAACGCCTCCATAACGAGATCGAGATACTCACCGAGCAGTACAACGGCGAGCGGGTCCGCCTCGCCACCGCCCAACGCGCCGCGAAGATCGCGAAACAGAACCTCGCCAAGGCCCAGGCCGAGCTCGCCGAGCGCCGGAAGAAGGCGAGCGCCCTGGCGCAGAACTCGTACATGACCGGCGGTCTCGGCACCGCCCTCGCCCTCATCGACGGCACCGATCCCAAGTCGTACCTCAACCAGGCGGCCACCACGTACGCGCTGGAGATGCAGCAGAGCCAGGAGGTGGCGGCCGTCGCCGCGGCCATGAAGGCCGCCCAGCGCGCCAAGGAGGCGGCGAACGCCCGCCAGGCCGAGGTGGAGAAGCTGCTCAAGAGCCTCGAGGCGCGCCGCGTCAAGATCCAGAAGCTGGTCAAGAAGGCCGAGAGCGACCTCTACCGCCGGGTGGCCATCAGCATCGACGGCCCGGCCAAGAAGATGTGGTTCCCCATCATCGGGAAGGGCAAGGCGGCCGAGGCGGCCCGGTGGGCGCTCACCCAGCAGCTCAAGCCGTACATCTGGGGCGGCGCGGGCCCGCACGGCTACGACTGCTCCGGCCTGGTGATGGCGGCCTACCAGCGGGTGGGCATCAGCCTGCCGCACTACACCGGCGACCTGTGGCGGGCGGGCACCCACATCTCCCGGGACCAGCTGCGCCCCGGTGACCTGGTCTTCTTCTACAACGACCTGCACCACGTCGGCATCTACATCGGCGGCGGCTACATGATCCACGCGCCGCGCACCGGCGACGTGGTGCGCATCGCCAAGATCTCCGGCCGGCCGTACGCCGGGGCGGTGCGGATCGCCGACTGA
- a CDS encoding LuxR C-terminal-related transcriptional regulator → MKVPDVVSKDGDFAEDIERVGLTDDELLILSQLAQGNTADRVGRSLDVSGRTVRRRLRAICDRIGVSTAIEAVAWAARRRLI, encoded by the coding sequence ATGAAGGTCCCCGACGTCGTCTCCAAAGATGGCGACTTCGCCGAGGACATCGAACGTGTCGGCCTCACCGATGACGAGCTGCTGATCCTCTCGCAGCTGGCCCAGGGCAACACCGCGGACCGGGTCGGGCGCAGCCTCGACGTGAGCGGCCGGACGGTGCGGCGGCGGCTGCGCGCCATCTGCGATCGGATCGGCGTGTCCACGGCGATCGAGGCGGTGGCCTGGGCGGCCCGCCGCCGGCTGATCTGA
- the lysX gene encoding bifunctional lysylphosphatidylglycerol synthetase/lysine--tRNA ligase LysX, which translates to MTEDLTNRDNLPEQMRVRREKLARLRAEGIDPYPVNFPRTATLAEVREKYGHLEPGAYTGVRVGVTGRVMLSRIGGKLCFATIRDGTGSLQVMLSLDRLGEESLAAWKRDVDLGDHIGVEGEVVTSRRGELSVMAERWQITSKCLRPLPEKHIGLTDPEARVRRRYVDLIVNDEARKMAYIRSATVRAVRDFWHNEGYLEVETPMLQPIHGGAAARPFKTHINAYDMDLYLRIAIELYLKRLVVGGIEKVFEVNRNFRNEGADATHNPEFTMLEAYGTYLDYNDMAVLTQRMYQHAVQAALGTTVVVHKGQEVDLGQKEWPKITLYGSVSEALGEEVTPETPLEEVRKHADKVGLRWDPKWGPGKLVQELFEELVEPTLIQPTFVYDYPLETSPLTRQHRDNPLLTEKWDLIGFGTELGTAYSELIDPIEQRRRLTEQSLLAAGGDPEAMQLDEDFLEALEYGMPPTGGVGVGIDRMIMAFTGKNIRETILFPLVKPTS; encoded by the coding sequence GTGACCGAAGACCTGACCAATCGCGACAACCTGCCGGAGCAGATGCGGGTGCGCCGGGAGAAGCTGGCCCGGCTGCGCGCCGAGGGCATCGATCCTTACCCGGTGAATTTCCCGCGTACCGCCACCCTCGCGGAGGTTCGGGAGAAATACGGTCACCTGGAGCCCGGTGCGTACACCGGTGTGCGCGTGGGCGTCACGGGCCGGGTCATGCTCTCCCGGATCGGCGGCAAGCTGTGCTTCGCGACGATCCGGGACGGCACCGGGTCCCTGCAGGTCATGCTGTCCCTCGACCGGCTGGGCGAGGAGTCGCTCGCCGCGTGGAAGCGCGACGTCGACCTCGGTGATCACATCGGGGTGGAGGGCGAGGTCGTCACCTCCCGGCGCGGTGAGCTCTCGGTCATGGCCGAGCGCTGGCAGATCACGTCCAAGTGCCTGCGGCCGCTGCCGGAGAAGCACATCGGCCTCACCGACCCGGAGGCGCGGGTCCGCCGCCGCTACGTCGACCTGATCGTCAACGACGAGGCCCGGAAGATGGCGTACATCCGCAGCGCCACGGTCCGGGCGGTGCGCGACTTCTGGCACAACGAGGGGTACCTCGAGGTCGAGACGCCGATGCTGCAGCCGATCCACGGCGGCGCGGCGGCCCGGCCGTTCAAGACCCACATCAACGCCTACGACATGGACCTCTACCTCCGGATCGCGATCGAGCTGTACCTCAAGCGGCTCGTGGTCGGAGGCATCGAGAAGGTCTTCGAGGTCAACCGGAACTTCCGGAACGAGGGTGCCGACGCCACGCACAACCCCGAGTTCACCATGCTCGAGGCGTACGGCACCTACCTCGACTACAACGACATGGCCGTGCTGACCCAGCGCATGTACCAGCACGCCGTGCAGGCCGCGCTCGGCACGACCGTCGTCGTGCACAAGGGGCAGGAGGTCGACCTCGGGCAGAAGGAGTGGCCGAAGATCACCCTGTACGGCTCGGTGTCCGAGGCGCTGGGCGAGGAGGTCACGCCCGAGACCCCGCTCGAGGAGGTCCGCAAGCACGCCGACAAGGTGGGGCTGCGCTGGGACCCGAAGTGGGGCCCGGGGAAGCTGGTCCAGGAGCTGTTCGAGGAGCTGGTCGAGCCCACGCTGATCCAGCCGACGTTCGTCTACGACTACCCGCTGGAGACCTCGCCGCTCACCCGGCAGCACCGGGACAACCCGCTGCTCACCGAGAAGTGGGACCTGATCGGGTTCGGCACCGAGCTCGGCACCGCCTACTCGGAGCTGATCGACCCGATCGAGCAGCGCCGCCGGCTCACCGAGCAGTCGCTGCTCGCGGCCGGTGGGGACCCGGAGGCGATGCAGCTCGACGAGGACTTCCTCGAGGCGCTCGAGTACGGCATGCCGCCGACGGGCGGGGTCGGGGTCGGCATCGACCGCATGATCATGGCCTTCACCGGCAAGAACATCCGGGAGACCATCCTCTTCCCGCTGGTCAAGCCCACGAGCTGA
- a CDS encoding type III pantothenate kinase, with the protein MLLTIDVSNTHTMLGLFEGDEIIEHWRIATDSRRTADELAVVLQGLLDQSPILKTTDISGIAICSTVPAVLNEMREMSRRYYGDVPTVIVEPGVRTGVPVRMDNPKEVGSDRIVNALAAFNLYGGPCVVVDFGTATSFDAVSARGEYIGAVTAPGVEISVDALAMAGAQLHKVELIRPRQVIAKNAVEALQSGIIYGFAGLVDGIVERMTAELADDPNDVTVVATGTGAPFVIDEARTIDRHEPWLTLIGLRLVYLRNTT; encoded by the coding sequence ATGCTGCTCACCATCGACGTCAGCAACACCCACACGATGCTGGGTCTGTTCGAGGGTGACGAGATCATCGAGCACTGGCGGATCGCCACCGACTCCCGCCGTACGGCCGACGAGCTGGCCGTGGTGCTCCAGGGGTTGCTCGATCAGTCGCCGATCCTGAAGACCACCGACATCAGCGGGATCGCGATCTGCTCCACCGTGCCGGCGGTGCTCAACGAGATGCGGGAGATGTCCCGGCGCTACTACGGGGACGTCCCCACGGTGATCGTGGAGCCCGGGGTGCGGACCGGCGTCCCCGTCCGGATGGACAACCCCAAAGAGGTGGGCAGCGACCGGATCGTGAACGCGCTCGCCGCCTTCAACCTGTACGGCGGGCCGTGCGTGGTGGTCGACTTCGGCACCGCGACCTCGTTCGACGCGGTCTCGGCAAGGGGCGAGTACATCGGCGCGGTGACCGCCCCCGGCGTGGAGATCTCGGTCGACGCGCTCGCCATGGCGGGCGCGCAGCTCCACAAGGTCGAGCTGATCCGGCCGCGCCAGGTGATCGCGAAGAACGCGGTCGAGGCGCTCCAGTCCGGCATCATCTACGGTTTCGCCGGCCTGGTCGACGGCATCGTGGAGCGGATGACCGCGGAGCTGGCGGACGACCCCAACGACGTCACCGTCGTGGCCACCGGGACCGGCGCGCCGTTCGTGATCGACGAGGCCCGGACCATCGACCGCCACGAACCGTGGCTCACCCTGATCGGTCTGCGCCTCGTATACCTGCGCAACACCACCTGA